Proteins encoded by one window of Arabidopsis thaliana chromosome 2, partial sequence:
- the OVA4 gene encoding Nucleotidylyl transferase superfamily protein (ovule abortion 4 (OVA4); FUNCTIONS IN: tryptophan-tRNA ligase activity, aminoacyl-tRNA ligase activity, nucleotide binding, ATP binding; INVOLVED IN: tRNA aminoacylation for protein translation, ovule development; LOCATED IN: mitochondrion, chloroplast; EXPRESSED IN: 22 plant structures; EXPRESSED DURING: 13 growth stages; CONTAINS InterPro DOMAIN/s: Aminoacyl-tRNA synthetase, class I, conserved site (InterPro:IPR001412), Rossmann-like alpha/beta/alpha sandwich fold (InterPro:IPR014729), Tryptophanyl-tRNA synthetase, class Ib (InterPro:IPR002306), Aminoacyl-tRNA synthetase, class Ib (InterPro:IPR002305); Has 35333 Blast hits to 34131 proteins in 2444 species: Archae - 798; Bacteria - 22429; Metazoa - 974; Fungi - 991; Plants - 531; Viruses - 0; Other Eukaryotes - 9610 (source: NCBI BLink).), producing MGHATSLSHFLILSSSRFSRLGSLTRLLSKPTSLSGSFSSISVTGQGFRCCCSVATDDTSPSVKKRVVSGVQPTGSVHLGNYLGAIKNWVALQDTYETLFIIVDHHAITLPYDTRQLGKATTDTAALYLACGIDVSKASVFVQSHVPAHVELMWLLCSSTPIGWLQKMIQFKEKSRKEGVENASVGLFTYPDLMTADILLYQSDFVPVGEDQKQHIELAREIAQRVNHLYGGKKWKKLGGYEIFRGGSLFKIPEPLIPQAGARVMSLTDGLSKMSKSAPSDQSRINLLDSKDLIVDKIKRCKTDSFAGLEFDNAERPECNNLLSIYQIVSGKKKEEVMEECKDMSWGTFKPLLADALIEHLSPIQARYQEIIAEPEYLDKILSEGADRAEELGAVTMRNMYQAMGYYQRRRY from the exons ATGGGACACGCCACGAGTCTCTCTCACTTcctcatcctctcttcctccaGGTTCTCTCGTCTCGGGTCTCTCACTAGATTACTCTCCAAACCCACCTCTCTCTCCGgctctttttcttccatttcgGTCACCGGACAAGGGTTCCGATGCTGTTGCTCCGTCGCCACAGATGACACTTCTCCTTCTGTAAA GAAACGTGTGGTCTCTGGTGTCCAGCCTACAGGTTCAGTTCACTTAGGCAACTATCTCGGGGCTATCAAAAACTGGGTCGCTCTTCag GATACATATGAAACACTCTTTATCATCGTAGACCATCACGCG ATAACACTTCCATATGATACACGTCAACTAGGAAAGGCAACAACGGATACCGCAGCACTTTATCTAGCATGTGGTATAGACGTCTCTAAGGCTTCAGTATTTGTGCAATCTCACGTTCCCGCTCATGTCGAGTTAATGTGGCTTTTATGTTCATCCACACCTATTGGGTGGTTACAGAAAATGATTCAGTTCAAAGAGAAATCACGCAAGGAG GGGGTTGAGAATGCTAGTGTCGGTTTGTTTACTTATCCTGATCTGATGACTGCTGATATCCTCTTGTATCAG TCTGATTTTGTCCCTGTTGGTGAGGACCAGAAGCAGCACATAGAACTTGCCCGTGAAATTGCACAGCGTGTGAATCATTTATATGGTGGAAAGAAGTGGAAGAAGCTTGGAGGGTATGAAATTTT cCGCGGTGGTTCGCTCTTTAAG ATACCAGAACCACTCATACCACAAGCTGGAGCTCGTGTTATGTCTCTTACTGATGGTCTTTCCAAG ATGTCCAAGTCTGCCCCTTCTGATCAGTCCCGGATTAATCTCCTTGACTCAAAAGAT TTGATTGTGGACAAGATAAAACGGTGCAAGACAGACTCATTTGCTGG GCTTGAATTTGACAATGCTGAGAGACCTGAATGCAACAATCTCCTCTCAATATATCAGATTGTTTCAGGCAAGAAAAAAGAG GAAGTGATGGAGGAATGCAAAGATATGAGCTGGGGTACATTTAAGCCTCTCCTTGCAGATGCTTTGATCGAACATCTGAGTCCAATCCAG GCCCGTTATCAGGAGATAATAGCGGAACCAGAGTATTTGGACAAAATATTGTCAGAAGGTGCGGATAGAGCCGAGGAGTTGGGAGCTGTCACAATGCGCAATATGTATCAAGCTATGGGATACTATCAGAGGAGGAGATACTGA
- the OVA4 gene encoding Nucleotidylyl transferase superfamily protein, whose protein sequence is MGHATSLSHFLILSSSRFSRLGSLTRLLSKPTSLSGSFSSISVTGQGFRCCCSVATDDTSPSVKKRVVSGVQPTGSVHLGNYLGAIKNWVALQDTYETLFIIVDHHAITLPYDTRQLGKATTDTAALYLACGIDVSKASVFVQSHVPAHVELMWLLCSSTPIGWLQKMIQFKEKSRKEGVENASVGLFTYPDLMTADILLYQSDFVPVGEDQKQHIELAREIAQRVNHLYGGKKWKKLGGRGGSLFKIPEPLIPQAGARVMSLTDGLSKMSKSAPSDQSRINLLDSKDLIVDKIKRCKTDSFAGLEFDNAERPECNNLLSIYQIVSGKKKEEVMEECKDMSWGTFKPLLADALIEHLSPIQVREVKILNQSNTFLRVCPISSMFCSFHK, encoded by the exons ATGGGACACGCCACGAGTCTCTCTCACTTcctcatcctctcttcctccaGGTTCTCTCGTCTCGGGTCTCTCACTAGATTACTCTCCAAACCCACCTCTCTCTCCGgctctttttcttccatttcgGTCACCGGACAAGGGTTCCGATGCTGTTGCTCCGTCGCCACAGATGACACTTCTCCTTCTGTAAA GAAACGTGTGGTCTCTGGTGTCCAGCCTACAGGTTCAGTTCACTTAGGCAACTATCTCGGGGCTATCAAAAACTGGGTCGCTCTTCag GATACATATGAAACACTCTTTATCATCGTAGACCATCACGCG ATAACACTTCCATATGATACACGTCAACTAGGAAAGGCAACAACGGATACCGCAGCACTTTATCTAGCATGTGGTATAGACGTCTCTAAGGCTTCAGTATTTGTGCAATCTCACGTTCCCGCTCATGTCGAGTTAATGTGGCTTTTATGTTCATCCACACCTATTGGGTGGTTACAGAAAATGATTCAGTTCAAAGAGAAATCACGCAAGGAG GGGGTTGAGAATGCTAGTGTCGGTTTGTTTACTTATCCTGATCTGATGACTGCTGATATCCTCTTGTATCAG TCTGATTTTGTCCCTGTTGGTGAGGACCAGAAGCAGCACATAGAACTTGCCCGTGAAATTGCACAGCGTGTGAATCATTTATATGGTGGAAAGAAGTGGAAGAAGCTTGGAGG cCGCGGTGGTTCGCTCTTTAAG ATACCAGAACCACTCATACCACAAGCTGGAGCTCGTGTTATGTCTCTTACTGATGGTCTTTCCAAG ATGTCCAAGTCTGCCCCTTCTGATCAGTCCCGGATTAATCTCCTTGACTCAAAAGAT TTGATTGTGGACAAGATAAAACGGTGCAAGACAGACTCATTTGCTGG GCTTGAATTTGACAATGCTGAGAGACCTGAATGCAACAATCTCCTCTCAATATATCAGATTGTTTCAGGCAAGAAAAAAGAG GAAGTGATGGAGGAATGCAAAGATATGAGCTGGGGTACATTTAAGCCTCTCCTTGCAGATGCTTTGATCGAACATCTGAGTCCAATCCAGGTCAGGGAAGTCAAAATTCTGAATCAATCCAATACCTTTCTTCGAGTTTGTCCCATTTCATCGATGTTTTGCAGCTTCCATAAGTAA
- the OVA4 gene encoding Nucleotidylyl transferase superfamily protein (ovule abortion 4 (OVA4); FUNCTIONS IN: aminoacyl-tRNA ligase activity, tryptophan-tRNA ligase activity, nucleotide binding, ATP binding; INVOLVED IN: tRNA aminoacylation for protein translation, ovule development; LOCATED IN: mitochondrion, chloroplast; EXPRESSED IN: 22 plant structures; EXPRESSED DURING: 13 growth stages; CONTAINS InterPro DOMAIN/s: Aminoacyl-tRNA synthetase, class I, conserved site (InterPro:IPR001412), Rossmann-like alpha/beta/alpha sandwich fold (InterPro:IPR014729), Tryptophanyl-tRNA synthetase, class Ib (InterPro:IPR002306), Aminoacyl-tRNA synthetase, class Ib (InterPro:IPR002305); Has 35333 Blast hits to 34131 proteins in 2444 species: Archae - 798; Bacteria - 22429; Metazoa - 974; Fungi - 991; Plants - 531; Viruses - 0; Other Eukaryotes - 9610 (source: NCBI BLink).), whose translation MGHATSLSHFLILSSSRFSRLGSLTRLLSKPTSLSGSFSSISVTGQGFRCCCSVATDDTSPSVKKRVVSGVQPTGSVHLGNYLGAIKNWVALQDTYETLFIIVDHHAATTDTAALYLACGIDVSKASVFVQSHVPAHVELMWLLCSSTPIGWLQKMIQFKEKSRKEGVENASVGLFTYPDLMTADILLYQSDFVPVGEDQKQHIELAREIAQRVNHLYGGKKWKKLGGRGGSLFKIPEPLIPQAGARVMSLTDGLSKMSKSAPSDQSRINLLDSKDLIVDKIKRCKTDSFAGLEFDNAERPECNNLLSIYQIVSGKKKEEVMEECKDMSWGTFKPLLADALIEHLSPIQARYQEIIAEPEYLDKILSEGADRAEELGAVTMRNMYQAMGYYQRRRY comes from the exons ATGGGACACGCCACGAGTCTCTCTCACTTcctcatcctctcttcctccaGGTTCTCTCGTCTCGGGTCTCTCACTAGATTACTCTCCAAACCCACCTCTCTCTCCGgctctttttcttccatttcgGTCACCGGACAAGGGTTCCGATGCTGTTGCTCCGTCGCCACAGATGACACTTCTCCTTCTGTAAA GAAACGTGTGGTCTCTGGTGTCCAGCCTACAGGTTCAGTTCACTTAGGCAACTATCTCGGGGCTATCAAAAACTGGGTCGCTCTTCag GATACATATGAAACACTCTTTATCATCGTAGACCATCACGCG GCAACAACGGATACCGCAGCACTTTATCTAGCATGTGGTATAGACGTCTCTAAGGCTTCAGTATTTGTGCAATCTCACGTTCCCGCTCATGTCGAGTTAATGTGGCTTTTATGTTCATCCACACCTATTGGGTGGTTACAGAAAATGATTCAGTTCAAAGAGAAATCACGCAAGGAG GGGGTTGAGAATGCTAGTGTCGGTTTGTTTACTTATCCTGATCTGATGACTGCTGATATCCTCTTGTATCAG TCTGATTTTGTCCCTGTTGGTGAGGACCAGAAGCAGCACATAGAACTTGCCCGTGAAATTGCACAGCGTGTGAATCATTTATATGGTGGAAAGAAGTGGAAGAAGCTTGGAGG cCGCGGTGGTTCGCTCTTTAAG ATACCAGAACCACTCATACCACAAGCTGGAGCTCGTGTTATGTCTCTTACTGATGGTCTTTCCAAG ATGTCCAAGTCTGCCCCTTCTGATCAGTCCCGGATTAATCTCCTTGACTCAAAAGAT TTGATTGTGGACAAGATAAAACGGTGCAAGACAGACTCATTTGCTGG GCTTGAATTTGACAATGCTGAGAGACCTGAATGCAACAATCTCCTCTCAATATATCAGATTGTTTCAGGCAAGAAAAAAGAG GAAGTGATGGAGGAATGCAAAGATATGAGCTGGGGTACATTTAAGCCTCTCCTTGCAGATGCTTTGATCGAACATCTGAGTCCAATCCAG GCCCGTTATCAGGAGATAATAGCGGAACCAGAGTATTTGGACAAAATATTGTCAGAAGGTGCGGATAGAGCCGAGGAGTTGGGAGCTGTCACAATGCGCAATATGTATCAAGCTATGGGATACTATCAGAGGAGGAGATACTGA
- the OVA4 gene encoding Nucleotidylyl transferase superfamily protein (ovule abortion 4 (OVA4); FUNCTIONS IN: nucleotide binding, aminoacyl-tRNA ligase activity, tryptophan-tRNA ligase activity, ATP binding; INVOLVED IN: N-terminal protein myristoylation, tRNA aminoacylation for protein translation, ovule development; LOCATED IN: mitochondrion, chloroplast; EXPRESSED IN: 22 plant structures; EXPRESSED DURING: 13 growth stages; CONTAINS InterPro DOMAIN/s: Aminoacyl-tRNA synthetase, class I, conserved site (InterPro:IPR001412), Rossmann-like alpha/beta/alpha sandwich fold (InterPro:IPR014729), Tryptophanyl-tRNA synthetase, class Ib (InterPro:IPR002306), Aminoacyl-tRNA synthetase, class Ib (InterPro:IPR002305); Has 9074 Blast hits to 9053 proteins in 2715 species: Archae - 101; Bacteria - 5434; Metazoa - 147; Fungi - 137; Plants - 44; Viruses - 0; Other Eukaryotes - 3211 (source: NCBI BLink).) → MGHATSLSHFLILSSSRFSRLGSLTRLLSKPTSLSGSFSSISVTGQGFRCCCSVATDDTSPSVKKRVVSGVQPTGSVHLGNYLGAIKNWVALQDTYETLFIIVDHHAITLPYDTRQLGKATTDTAALYLACGIDVSKASVFVQSHVPAHVELMWLLCSSTPIGWLQKMIQFKEKSRKEGVENASVGLFTYPDLMTADILLYQSDFVPVGEDQKQHIELAREIAQRVNHLYGGKKWKKLGGRGGSLFKIPEPLIPQAGARVMSLTDGLSKMSKSAPSDQSRINLLDSKDLIVDKIKRCKTDSFAGLEFDNAERPECNNLLSIYQIVSGKKKEEVMEECKDMSWGTFKPLLADALIEHLSPIQARYQEIIAEPEYLDKILSEGADRAEELGAVTMRNMYQAMGYYQRRRY, encoded by the exons ATGGGACACGCCACGAGTCTCTCTCACTTcctcatcctctcttcctccaGGTTCTCTCGTCTCGGGTCTCTCACTAGATTACTCTCCAAACCCACCTCTCTCTCCGgctctttttcttccatttcgGTCACCGGACAAGGGTTCCGATGCTGTTGCTCCGTCGCCACAGATGACACTTCTCCTTCTGTAAA GAAACGTGTGGTCTCTGGTGTCCAGCCTACAGGTTCAGTTCACTTAGGCAACTATCTCGGGGCTATCAAAAACTGGGTCGCTCTTCag GATACATATGAAACACTCTTTATCATCGTAGACCATCACGCG ATAACACTTCCATATGATACACGTCAACTAGGAAAGGCAACAACGGATACCGCAGCACTTTATCTAGCATGTGGTATAGACGTCTCTAAGGCTTCAGTATTTGTGCAATCTCACGTTCCCGCTCATGTCGAGTTAATGTGGCTTTTATGTTCATCCACACCTATTGGGTGGTTACAGAAAATGATTCAGTTCAAAGAGAAATCACGCAAGGAG GGGGTTGAGAATGCTAGTGTCGGTTTGTTTACTTATCCTGATCTGATGACTGCTGATATCCTCTTGTATCAG TCTGATTTTGTCCCTGTTGGTGAGGACCAGAAGCAGCACATAGAACTTGCCCGTGAAATTGCACAGCGTGTGAATCATTTATATGGTGGAAAGAAGTGGAAGAAGCTTGGAGG cCGCGGTGGTTCGCTCTTTAAG ATACCAGAACCACTCATACCACAAGCTGGAGCTCGTGTTATGTCTCTTACTGATGGTCTTTCCAAG ATGTCCAAGTCTGCCCCTTCTGATCAGTCCCGGATTAATCTCCTTGACTCAAAAGAT TTGATTGTGGACAAGATAAAACGGTGCAAGACAGACTCATTTGCTGG GCTTGAATTTGACAATGCTGAGAGACCTGAATGCAACAATCTCCTCTCAATATATCAGATTGTTTCAGGCAAGAAAAAAGAG GAAGTGATGGAGGAATGCAAAGATATGAGCTGGGGTACATTTAAGCCTCTCCTTGCAGATGCTTTGATCGAACATCTGAGTCCAATCCAG GCCCGTTATCAGGAGATAATAGCGGAACCAGAGTATTTGGACAAAATATTGTCAGAAGGTGCGGATAGAGCCGAGGAGTTGGGAGCTGTCACAATGCGCAATATGTATCAAGCTATGGGATACTATCAGAGGAGGAGATACTGA